In Alosa alosa isolate M-15738 ecotype Scorff River chromosome 23, AALO_Geno_1.1, whole genome shotgun sequence, a single window of DNA contains:
- the dusp27 gene encoding serine/threonine/tyrosine-interacting-like protein 2, with the protein MATPEKDEEVVLDGGGEEEAGPDEEPEDRVKSIQSHYLRCPSPTRLSTASDRFSTMTDRFSMISGFSNSESIFMEPIHLSSAIAAKKIINEELPKKDVKIAPVPESMLESAEQLMVEDLYNRVKDMIDDRSLYNTPCVLDIQRALIKDHVEAPFNPVDEVWPNIFIGEKSVAVNKARLKRMGITHVLNAAHGTGVYTGQAFYSGMDITYMGIEVDDFADADISPHFRTAAEFLDEALLTHRGKVLVDSMMGVSRSAVLVAAYLMIFQDMTIMDALTEIRKKRAINPNEGFIKQLRQLNENLQEERDDEDNETLSQCSVIDTLAQMDEEESLMGVKAHSIMMEEEGDCASVMSSVASSAAALRAGIQSGPNGGDTRSSSDNLDLPGKEGEEEEDDDINSVIREWQRRNEKYQNDDWWEAQLMSECEDDGESVQGERKPRPKPEDLDSVTSEDVRVMREMLKKRRDFDSVSSVSSKSSCSSYSDLWKQRLREIEEQAASRYKAKENEESEGETDGESGSKISRKKIDDELESIMSDSSSMYNFCKKNKDSLSVLERWKVKRIHYGWNKKEAESDTGSVVSGGGQGEGEGETPTPSLEDVNLTAYQTWKLKQQKKYGGEENKNELLDICRGADSATAKRRQRREELLERSRKTLEESQSVCGWDSASSVSGSSIPLSAFCAGAFPAASVAADDSVSMLSGRSRQSQARSVHSQPPAAPPQLPPLPPLQTPDGEPMVNLASIQNWISNVVVETLMQKQGDLDGSVLGSVLGSLGGRSQLGSVGGRSQLGSVRGLDDDKVSMLSGASGSSYQSRCRAESVLSAGGTSRPLSEYASLSGRKKVTTTSVPLYSLFQDEVNLNKLDSMDKEMKLEMRDKMAAYEKKKITEDNKRSTLYKKKKPKDEDEDEEQGEAETSDITSNRYSSPTTAPPSARPKIKRDYGRSGRLNLSGISKDATCSIDEWLKNVRPPSRRPEPVDEDEPTGSSDTTDYSRNGFAHTSDDEEVEYRGSRYHASSDYSRNGFSQTREEEDEAVYSGSRYCASADYSRNGYSQTREEEDEVEYSASRYRASSDYSEGFRQSATSEQQYQPKRDTEGRGTSRDDDDDDEEDVNAYISQIRQRCRERVQRELEEKEDEVLAAWRTQEELKSATHK; encoded by the exons ATGGCAACTCCTGAGAAGGACGAGGAGGTGGTTTTGGATggtggaggtgaagaggaggcGGGTCCTGATGAAGAGCCGGAAGACCGAGTGAAGAGCATACAGTCCCACTATCTACGCTGCCCTTCTCCCACCAG ACTCTCCACAGCTTCCGACCGGTTCTCCACGATGACAGACAGGTTCTCCATGATCTCAGGATTCTCCAACTCTGAAAGTATCTTCATGGAGCCTATCCACCTTTCCTCTGCAATTGCGGCCAAGAAAATCATCAACGAGG AATTGCCCAAAAAGGATGTGAAGATTGCCCCTGTTCCTGAATCCATGCTGGAGAGCGCCGAACAGCTCATGGTTGAGGATTTGTACAACCGTGTGAAGGACATGATTGATGACCGCAGCCTGTATAACACGCCCTGTGTCCTGGACATTCAGAGGGCACTGATCAAGGATCATGTGGAGGCTCCCTTTAACCCTGTGGATGAGGTCTGGCCCAACATCTTCATAGGAGAGAA GTCGGTGGCGGTGAATAAAGCCCGACTGAAACGTATGGGCATCACACATGTCCTGAATGCTGCTCATGGGACGGGTGTCTACACAGGACAGGCGTTCTATTCCGGAATGGACATCACCTATATGGGCATTGAGGTGGACGACTTTGCTGATGCGGACATCTCACCTCACTTCCGCACAGCAGCAGAGTTTCTGGATGAAGCTTTGCTTACACATAGGG GTAAAGTATTGGTGGACTCCATGATGGGTGTGAGCCGTTCAGCAGTCCTTGTAGCTGCCTACCTCATGATTTTCCAAGATATGACTATCATGGACGCTCTGACGGAAATAAGAAAGAAACGTGCTATCAACCCCAATGAGGGCTTCATCAAACAGCTGCGCCAACTGAATGAGAACCTTCAAGAGGAACGTGACGATGAGGACAACGAAACACTAAGTCAGTGCTCGGTCATTGACACTCTTGCCCAAATGGATGAGGAAGAGAGTCTTATGGGAGTCAAGGCTCACTCTATTAtgatggaggaagagggggattgTGCTAGTGTGATGAGTAGTGTGGCGTCATCTGCTGCGGCACTAAGAGCTGGCATTCAATCGGGTCCCAATGGAGGAGACACAAGGAGTTCATCCGATAATCTGGATCTGCCaggaaaagaaggagaggaagaggaggatgacgaCATCAACTCAGTGATCAGGGAGTGGCAGCGCCGAAACGAGAAGTATCAGAATGACGACTGGTGGGAGGCACAGTTGATGAGTGAATGTGAAGATGACGGAGAATCTGTCCAAGGTGAACGGAAGCCTCGGCCGAAGCCAGAGGACCTAGACAGTGTGACCAGCGAGGATGTCCGCGTCATGAGAGAAATGCTGAAGAAACGCAGAGACTTTGACTCCGTATCCTCGGTATCCTCTAAATCCAGCTGCAGTAGCTACTCAGACCTTTGGAAGCAGCGCTTGAGAGAAATTGAGGAGCAAGCTGCTAGTCGATACAAAGCCAAAGAGAATGAAGAATCTGAAGGAGAAACAGATGGAGAAAGCGGTTCAAAGATCAGCAGAAAGAAAATCGACGATGAACTAGAGAGTATAATGTCAGACTCCAGCTCCATGTATAACTTCTGCAAGAAAAATAAAGACTCCTTGTCGGTCTTAGAACGCTGGAAGGTTAAACGTATTCATTATGGCTGGAATAAGAAGGAAGCAGAGAGTGACACAGGAAGTGTAGTCAGCGGTGGAGggcaaggagaaggagaaggggaaACACCGACACCTTCCCTTGAGGACGTTAACTTGACCGCCTACCAAACCTGGAAGTTGAAGCAGCAGAAAAAGTATGGTGGTGAAGAGAATAAGAATGAGCTCTTGGACATATGTCGTGGTGCAGACTCTGCCACCGCGAAGCGTAGGCAGCGACGGGAAGAGCTTCTCGAACGCTCACGGAAGACTCTGGAGGAGAGCCAGTCTGTCTGTGGCTGGGACAGCGCGTCCTCCGTCAGTGGCAGCAGCATTCCGCTGTCTGCCTTCTGTGCAGGAGCATTCCCTGCGGCTAGCGTTGCTGCCGACGACAGTGTTTCCATGCTCAGTGGAAGATCACGTCAATCTCAGGCACGCAGTGTGCACTCCCAACCACCTGCCGCGCCACCACAGCTTCCTCCCCTGCCTCCTTTGCAGACCCCAGATGGGGAACCCATGGTGAATCTTGCTAGCATCCAGAATTGGATCTCCAATGTTGTGGTTGAGACTCTTATGCAGAAACAAGGGGACTTGGATGGCAGTGTCCTTGGCTCGGTCCTTGGCTCATTGGGTGGACGGTCACAGCTTGGGTCAGTGGGTGGACGGTCACAGCTTGGCTCGGTGCGAGGACTCGACGATGACAAGGTATCAATGCTGAGTGGAGCATCCGGCTCAAGTTATCAGTCTCGCTGCAGGGCAGAGTCTGTGCTCTCTGCAGGAGGAACATCCAGACCTTTGTCAGAATATGCGAGTCTTTCTGGCAGGAAGAAGGTCACCACCACCAGTGTGCCCTTATACAGTCTCTTCCAGGACGAGGTCAACTTGAACAAGCTGGACTCCATGGACAAGGAGATGAAGCTGGAGATGAGAGACAAGATGGCGGCTTACGAGAAGAAGAAGATAACAGAGGACAACAAACGCAGCACGTTGTACAAAAAGAAGAAGCCAAAAGACGAAGACGAAGATGAGGAGCAGGGAGAGGCAGAAACTTCCGACATCACATCAAATAGATACAGTTCTCCCACTACGGCTCCTCCTTCAGCTCGTCCAAAAATAAAGCGGGATTATGGACGCTCAGGACGACTCAACCTCTCCGGAATATCAAAAGACGCGACCTGCAGTATAGATGAATGGTTAAAAAACGTAAGACCGCCTTCGAGGAGGCCAGAGCCTGTAGATGAAGATGAGCCCACAGGGTCCTCAGACACAACTGACTACTCCAGAAATGGATTCGCTCACACCAGTGATGATGAGGAGGTTGAATACAGAGGTTCTAGGTACCATGCTAGCTCTGACTACTCCAGAAATGGATTCTCTCAaaccagggaggaggaggatgaggctgTGTACAGCGGTTCTAGGTACTGTGCTAGTGCTGACTACTCCAGAAATGGATACTCTCAaaccagggaggaggaggatgaggtcgAGTACAGCGCTTCTAGGTACCGTGCTAGCTCTGACTACTCCGAGGGTTTCAGACAGAGTGCAACATCAGAACAGCAATACCAACCAAAACGAGACACTGAAGGAAGAGGCACAAgcagagatgatgatgatgatgacgaagaAGATGTGAATGCCTACATTAGTCAAATTCGGCAACGATGTCGTGAAAGGGTGCAAAGAGagctggaggagaaagaggatgagGTTCTTGCGGCATGGAGGACCCAGGAGGAGTTAAAGTCTGCAACACACAAATGA
- the setdb2 gene encoding histone-lysine N-methyltransferase SETDB2: MDERDITLPKIEKAKAFWKNVDVDDVFEVLLQHLARLKESIKTNTASDKEYLQGLNLLQDCEMNEVLNLKHYAIEQVVIGEDYLQSDLGCLQLSFKEEQLSVGLLIPDPNISYEDSQEFELANYQPLKDPVTPLSPHPDIFDVMLLSPPPYSVENALGQLYSPQAIFEPHDCSAACVVILPSHPDHFLGHNPLRAPLLCQFRRRCSSKTRFSTAEDVPAQITDDDEDGDNEEVFYNAPCGRELRSFEEVLNYLRQTQVFGVLQPWNFSFHPAVRPERLPVSASSLCKRDLSRGVESVAVQLCNEVDSAQPAEFRYRRERWPHGCFLSAGQLFSACCDCTDGCTDSRSCACLQLSQKVADGPVQFYNHQRLQQPVPTGLYECSPWCGCDPYNCLNRVVQHGVRVRLQVFRTPDRGWGVRCRDDLDVGTFVCTYAGVVLRTEQNSEESPVLKSIREEAFSDDEVEVVEEWTLPTLQQTGSSATAATDPCSPSHIPVIQRPTDHPALPADGDKDTVKTQDHETLVPAGKVAQTTGEEKMEMDEEPQLEKEERGKEEVKKEERGKEEVKKEQRGKEEVKKCGDSKLRTGPQEWKYSCSKQSYYLDATKEGNVGRFINSSGSPNLFVQNVFVDTHDPQFPVMAFFTSRTVKAGTELTWNYSPHDVNGD, encoded by the exons ATGGATGAGAGGGACATTACATTACCTAAAATTG AGAAAGCGAAGGCCTTTTGGAAAAATGTGGATGTGGACGATGTGTTTGAGGTGCTGCTACAACATCTGGCACGTCTAAAAGAGTCAATCAAGACGAACACAGCATCAGACAAAG AGTATCTTCAGGGCCTGAACTTACTCCAGGactgtgaaatgaatgaagtttTGAACTTGAAACATTATGCAATTGAACAAGTGGTCATTGGCGAAG ATTACTTACAGTCTGATTTGGGCTGTTTACAACTGTCGTTCAAGGAAGAGCAGTTGTCAGTGGGATTGCTGATTCCTGACCCAAATATAAG TTATGAAGACAGCCAAGAGTTTGAGCTTGCAAACTATCAGCCCCTTAAGGACCCGGTCACCCCACTGTCACCCCACCCAGACATCTTTGATGTCATGCTACTCTCACCGCCACCATATAGCGTAGAGAATGCCCTGGGGCAGTTGTATTCCCCACAGGCCATCTTCGAGCCCCACGACTGCAGCGCGGCCTGCGTGGTCATTTTGCCTTCCCACCCAGACCACTTCCTGGGCCACAACCCCCTGAGGGCGCCGCTACTGTGTCAGTTCCGACGCCGTTGCTCTAGCAAGACCCGGTTCTCTACCGCGGAAGATGTCCCCGCGCAAATCACCGACGACGATGAGGACGGTGACAACGAGGAAGTGTTTTACAATGCGCCGTGTGGCCGCGAACTGCGCAGTTTCGAGGAGGTGCTGAATTACCTGCGGCAGACGCAGGTGTTTGGTGTGCTTCAGCCGTGGAACTTCAGCTTTCATCCGGCCGTGCGGCCGGAGCGCCTGCCCGTGTCGGCGTCGTCTCTCTGCAAGCGGGATTTGAGTCGGGGGGTGGAGTCTGTCGCTGTGCAGTTGTGCAACGAGGTGGATTCTGCGCAGCCCGCAGAGTTCCGTTACCGGAGAGAGCGGTGGCCTCACGGCTGCTTCCTCAGCGCAGGTCAACTCTTCTCCGCCTGTTGCGATTGCACTGATGGGTGCACAGATAGCCGCAGCTGTGCGTGTCTGCAGCTCTCGCAGAAGGTTGCGGACGGGCCAGTACAATTCTACAATCACCAGAGGCTGCAGCAACCAGTTCCCACAGG gctCTATGAGTGCAGTCCGTGGTGTGGATGTGATCCATATAACTGTCTGAATCGTGTCGTCCAGCATGGCGTTCGGGTCCGTCTGCAGGTGTTCCGCACGCCTGACCGGGGCTGGGGAGTTCGGTGTCGTGACGACCTTGATGTTGGGACCTTTGTTTGCACGTATGCAG GTGTGGTTCTTAGAACAGAGCAGAATTCCGAAGAATCGCCTGTCCTGAAGTCCATTCGGGAGGAGGCGTTCTCAGATGATGAGGTAGAGGTGGTTGAAGAATGGACTCTCCCGACATTACAGCAAACGGGATCATCTGCAACGGCTGCAACAGATCCTTGCTCTCCTTCCCACATCCCGGTCATTCAGAGGCCCACAGATCACCCAGCTCTGCCAGCAGATGGCGATAAAGACACTGTCAAGACACAG GATCACGAGACTCTCGTGCCAGCTGGAAAAGTAG CTCAAACGACGGGTGAGGAGAAGATGGAGATGGATGAAGAACCCCagctggagaaggaggagagggggaaggaggaggtgaagaaggaggagagggggaaggaggaggtgaagaaggagcagagggggaaggaggaggtgaagaagtgtGGGGACTCCAAACTGAGGACGGGCCCCCAGGAGTGGAAATACAGCTGCTCCAAGCAGAGCTATTACCTTGACGCTACAAAAGAGGGGAATGTCGGAAGGTTCATCAAT AGCAGTGGTAGCCCTAACCTCTTCGTACAGAATGTCTTCGTCGACACACATGACCCCCAGTTTCCGGTCATGGCTTTCTTCACAAGCAG GACAGTGAAGGCAGGAACTGAGCTGACTTGGAACTATTCTCCTCACGACGTCAATGGCGACTGA